The Fibrobacter sp. UWP2 genomic sequence CGCCAATGGGGGCATCCAGGGAGATGTCCACAATCTTTTCCATCACCTCCACGATGTCTTTTTCGTAGGGGGCGAATTCTTCCATCGAGATGGTCTTGTCGTAATCGCCGCCGTTGAGCATGAGGGCTCTTTTAAAGCGGTTGACCAGGGCGAGCTTGTTGGGCGGGATGCGGACCGCCCCCACCTGTTCAAACAGGGCCTTTTGAATGGACTGGCGAATCCACCACACGGCGTAGCTAATGAACTTGACGTCTTTGTCCATGTCAAAGCGTTTTGCCGCCTTGAAAAGTCCAAGGTTGCCCTCGTTGATCAAATCGAGCAAGGCGAGGCCGCGGCCCTGGTACTTGCGCGCAACGCTCACCACAAAGCGGAGGTTGCCGCGGATCAGGCGCTGGAGAGCCGATTTACGAATTTCTTCGGTTTCGCCCTTTTTGATAATCGTCAACAACGCCGACTCCTCTTGCGGGGACAGAGTCGGGTAACGATTCAAGTCGCGAAAATAAAGTGCTTCGTTAAAATCACTCATACCTTTCCTACACCTTTCAATACCATCGG encodes the following:
- a CDS encoding RNA polymerase sigma factor RpoD/SigA, which gives rise to MSDFNEALYFRDLNRYPTLSPQEESALLTIIKKGETEEIRKSALQRLIRGNLRFVVSVARKYQGRGLALLDLINEGNLGLFKAAKRFDMDKDVKFISYAVWWIRQSIQKALFEQVGAVRIPPNKLALVNRFKRALMLNGGDYDKTISMEEFAPYEKDIVEVMEKIVDISLDAPIGDDAGSSADSVSTLMDVLGSDGNQDDDMEKEERKKLIQETLASLPRREEEILRMFYGLDTVEDTTLKDIGEDLRLSRERVRQIKNKTLRRLQKSKEHKEKLSDFLEL